In the genome of Dioscorea cayenensis subsp. rotundata cultivar TDr96_F1 chromosome 1, TDr96_F1_v2_PseudoChromosome.rev07_lg8_w22 25.fasta, whole genome shotgun sequence, one region contains:
- the LOC120265957 gene encoding uncharacterized protein LOC120265957, with protein sequence MAFFFLQYTKLGPSQTNTNGTQRESETQSALRPSSVFPVFPVLVVYIHSTKRSAEPPMEEPKPPPPAPPPHSESRKRKALDAGDFQHSGYFKIRTIVKELRPFFIQLFEATDFRNCEAACEIRRRMKVMIELTKQLRTDTPSPPNPKKQEQTFTGVKTEHYLGELQEEQKNVQVPKESEFNPHANISDEIKKSNESGKEQDGLQGTFVVGGSPIGWNFVVFPGSVPVYYGRTKASAIAHRAAKQSANESEEKA encoded by the exons atggcctttttctttttacaatatACAAAACTAGGTCCGAGTCAAACGAATACAAACGGAACTCAGCGCGAGTCAGAGACCCAGTCGGCGCTAAGACCCTCGTCCGTGTTTCCCGTGTTTCCCGTGCTGGTGGTGTACATCCATAGTACCAAGAGGTCCGCCGAGCCGCCCATGGAGGAACCCAAGCCCCCTCCGCCGGCGCCGCCGCCGCACTCTGAGAGCAGGAAGAGGAAAGCTCTTGATGCCGGGGACTTCCAACACTCCGGCTACTTCAAGATCCGTACCATCGTCAAGGAACTCCGCCCCTTCTTCATCCAG cTATTTGAGGCCACTGATTTCCGAAATTGCGAAGCAGCTTGTGAGATTCGAAGAA GAATGAAGGTTATGATAGAATTGACGAAGCAATTGAGGACCGATACACCATCTCCTCCGAATCCTAAAAAACAAGAACAGACTTTCACTGGAGTTAAAACTGAACATTACTTGGGTGAGCTGCAAGAGGAACAAAAAAATGTGCAGGTTCCAAAAGAATCTGAATTCAATCCTCATGCAAATATTTCGGATGAGATCAAGAAGTCAAATGAGTCGGGGAAAGAGCAAGATGGACTTCAAGGAACATTTGTTGTTGGAGGATCCCCCATTGGATGGAACTTTGTCGTCTTCCCAGGCAGTGTGCCTGTCTATTATGGCAGAACAAAAGCATCAGCAATTGCACACCGAGCAGCAAAACAATCTGCCAACGAATCAGAAGAAAAGGCGTAG